One segment of Aquimarina sp. BL5 DNA contains the following:
- a CDS encoding GNAT family N-acetyltransferase gives MEPSYMNQEYTIRDATPNEFPKIGELMVSAYSQLDGFPDKEEQPNYYQTLANIGSLTEKPKTRLLVAVSINDEIGGGLVYFSDMKYYGSGGIATQEKNAAGFRLLAVAPTARGKGIGKLLTETCIRLAKDEKQHQLIIHSTKAMQIAWKMYEKIGFIRSQDLDFKQEELSVYGFRLLL, from the coding sequence ATGGAGCCCTCTTATATGAATCAAGAATATACAATAAGAGATGCTACTCCTAATGAGTTTCCAAAAATTGGAGAACTCATGGTTAGTGCCTATTCGCAGCTAGATGGATTTCCCGATAAAGAAGAACAACCTAACTATTACCAAACACTTGCCAACATCGGAAGCCTTACAGAAAAACCAAAAACTAGATTATTGGTCGCTGTTTCTATAAATGACGAAATCGGTGGAGGTCTTGTTTATTTTAGTGATATGAAATATTATGGTTCTGGCGGAATTGCTACCCAAGAAAAAAATGCGGCAGGCTTTAGATTGTTAGCCGTGGCTCCAACGGCTAGAGGAAAAGGTATTGGCAAACTCTTAACTGAAACCTGTATTAGATTAGCAAAGGATGAAAAACAGCACCAATTAATAATCCATTCGACCAAAGCAATGCAAATTGCGTGGAAAATGTATGAAAAAATTGGATTCATACGATCGCAAGATTTAGATTTTAAACAAGAAGAACTTTCCGTTTATGGCTTTAGATTACTACTTTAA
- a CDS encoding DUF2490 domain-containing protein, translating into MKTKRAFILVYLFNTICYQMVAQTSFTSGLLPKIVVSNKLSNYTKLIHSLESRQQLWEHYPDDDFSYDYLLTDLTTILSFKLSSDKVFNIGYLLRLEGDQLIHRSIFQYASTQQLESTRVAHRFVTDQTFTKDESPEFRLRYRFTVEIPFSGYRADPGEFYLKVNNEYLGSYQSSNSDIEIRIIPFIGYVVTPKSKLEIGPDYRLSQLLESGIKNRVWLSLNYYYAIDTKTLRNEN; encoded by the coding sequence ATGAAAACTAAAAGAGCTTTCATATTGGTATATTTATTTAATACCATTTGTTATCAAATGGTAGCACAAACATCTTTCACTTCTGGCTTATTACCTAAAATTGTAGTATCTAACAAACTATCTAATTACACTAAATTGATCCATAGTCTTGAGTCTCGTCAACAATTATGGGAACACTATCCTGATGATGATTTCTCTTATGACTATTTGCTAACAGATCTCACCACCATTCTTTCTTTTAAACTATCCTCTGATAAAGTTTTCAATATAGGATATTTATTGAGACTAGAAGGAGATCAGCTTATTCATCGTTCCATATTTCAATATGCTAGTACACAACAATTAGAATCTACTAGAGTTGCACATCGTTTTGTAACTGATCAAACATTTACTAAGGACGAATCTCCAGAATTCAGACTTAGGTATCGTTTTACTGTAGAAATACCATTTAGCGGTTACCGTGCTGATCCCGGAGAGTTTTATCTTAAAGTCAATAATGAATATTTAGGTTCATATCAAAGTTCTAATTCTGATATAGAAATAAGAATCATTCCTTTTATTGGATATGTAGTTACTCCAAAAAGTAAACTTGAAATCGGACCAGATTATCGTTTAAGTCAACTATTAGAATCCGGAATCAAAAATCGAGTATGGTTAAGTCTAAATTACTACTATGCTATTGATACAAAAACCTTGAGAAATGAAAACTAA
- a CDS encoding YdeI family protein, protein MKTKPELYFKNDKEWRHWLNKNHTISDGVYLIFYKVESKQPSMRWEEAVKVALCYGWIDSTVKRLDEERRRQYFCPRKPKSVWSKLNKTYIIDLIRDDLMHQSGLDIIEIAKKNNSWTALDNVENGIIPQDLKKAFNSNSEAFTNYKNFSPSYRKSYLYWLNQAKRQETRDKRILEIIRLCKANIKTRDNGR, encoded by the coding sequence ATGAAAACTAAACCAGAGTTATATTTTAAAAATGATAAAGAATGGCGGCATTGGCTAAACAAAAATCATACTATTTCTGATGGTGTTTATTTGATTTTTTATAAAGTAGAAAGTAAACAACCCAGTATGCGCTGGGAAGAAGCTGTAAAAGTAGCACTCTGTTACGGATGGATTGATTCTACAGTAAAGAGATTGGACGAAGAACGAAGAAGACAATATTTCTGTCCACGTAAACCAAAAAGTGTGTGGAGCAAACTGAATAAAACATATATCATTGATCTTATCAGAGATGATCTGATGCATCAAAGTGGACTAGATATAATCGAAATTGCCAAAAAAAATAATTCTTGGACAGCTTTGGATAATGTAGAAAACGGTATTATTCCACAGGATCTTAAAAAAGCCTTTAACTCCAATTCTGAAGCCTTTACCAATTACAAAAACTTTTCTCCTAGTTATCGAAAAAGCTATTTATACTGGCTCAATCAAGCTAAACGACAAGAAACAAGAGATAAAAGAATTCTGGAAATTATAAGGCTTTGTAAAGCTAATATTAAAACAAGAGATAATGGTAGGTAA
- a CDS encoding amidohydrolase family protein, with protein sequence MHKHIITTLLLGVFLVCTTQAQKDKKDEKKESTWDVANPNGQFNYKDHTFTTDEGTWMNLDVSPDGKTIVFDLMGDIYSIPISGGKAKILRSGIPFEVQPRFSPDGSKISFTSDAGGGDNIWIMNSDGSNAKQVTKEKFRLLNNAAWMPDSNYLIARKHFTSQRSLGAGEMWQYHITGGSGIQLTKRKNDQQDVNEPCISPDGKYMYYSEDMYSGGFFQYNKDPNKQIYVIKRYDFETGKNTTITGGPGGAARPQVSRDGKKLAFVKRVRTKTVLYIHDLETGEEWPVYDQLNKDQQEAWAIFGVYPNFSWMPNNKEIVFWTAGKIQKINTENSQVTNIPFTADATLKIAETVHFNSAVAPEEFTSKVIRHVVTSPDGKTIIFSALGHLWSKKLPKGKPQRLTTQKSDFEFEPSFSPDGQHIVYVTWNDETLGSVCKIPTAGGTPTKLTVEKGIYRTPTYNPSGNLITYRKEGGNNDQGRSFGKKTGIYTMSASGANAKLISQEGAYPTFTKDGKHIFYQTGGTYFGNLTKELKSVDLHGKDKKTHIKSKYANRLVPSPDNKWIAFTHLHKAYIAPLITNGKEIDLDNKSTSVPVSQLSKDAGINLHWSKDSKKVFWTLGDEYFSNEIKDRFTFLPNSPEKVGEVTSKGISIDLVTKTDIPSGKIAFTNARIITMEGDQVIEDGTIIINGNTIEKIGKSGDISVPQDAKVFDVNGKTIMPGIVDAHAHVGAFRYGLTTQKHWQLYANLAFGVTTAHDPSANTETVFSISELIKSGEMVGPRLYSTGFILYGADGDFKAVVNNLEDARSSIRRTKAFGAKSVKSYNQPRRDQRQQVMQAARELEINVVPEGGSTFYHNMSMIMDGHTGVEHNIPVAPVYKDVYELWKTSKTGYTPTLIVNYGGMNGEYFFYQKDNIWENEKLLKYTPRSIVDARSRHRTMVPDEEYENGHILVSKTATKLTNEGVKVNLGAHGQLQGLGAHWELWMLHQGGMTNMQALQAATINGANYIGAGNDIGSLKEGKLADLIVLDKNPLEDIRNTETVKYTMVNGRLYDTDTMNEIGNTSKERSKFWWENNKSNTAFPWHEASQSFMKPGCGCHLGHN encoded by the coding sequence ATGCACAAACACATTATCACTACCCTACTCTTAGGAGTATTTCTAGTATGTACAACTCAAGCACAAAAAGACAAAAAAGACGAAAAAAAAGAATCAACATGGGATGTTGCTAATCCTAATGGACAATTTAATTACAAAGATCACACCTTTACTACTGATGAGGGTACCTGGATGAACCTAGATGTTAGTCCCGATGGAAAAACAATTGTTTTTGATCTTATGGGGGATATTTATAGCATTCCTATCTCTGGTGGAAAAGCAAAAATTTTACGTTCAGGAATTCCTTTTGAAGTACAACCGCGTTTTAGTCCAGATGGATCAAAAATATCTTTTACTAGCGATGCTGGTGGCGGTGATAATATTTGGATAATGAATTCTGATGGCAGTAATGCTAAACAAGTTACCAAAGAAAAATTCAGATTATTGAACAATGCGGCCTGGATGCCAGATAGTAATTATTTAATCGCTAGAAAGCATTTTACCTCTCAGCGCTCATTAGGAGCAGGAGAAATGTGGCAGTATCATATCACAGGAGGTTCAGGAATCCAATTGACCAAAAGAAAAAACGATCAACAAGACGTAAATGAACCTTGTATCTCTCCGGATGGAAAATACATGTACTATAGTGAAGATATGTACTCAGGAGGTTTTTTTCAATATAACAAAGACCCTAATAAACAGATATATGTTATTAAAAGATATGATTTCGAAACTGGGAAAAATACGACTATTACAGGAGGACCTGGAGGAGCCGCAAGACCCCAAGTATCCAGAGATGGCAAAAAACTAGCTTTTGTAAAAAGAGTACGAACCAAAACTGTTCTATACATCCACGATCTGGAAACAGGTGAAGAATGGCCTGTTTATGATCAATTAAATAAAGACCAACAAGAAGCTTGGGCAATTTTCGGTGTATATCCTAACTTTAGCTGGATGCCGAATAATAAAGAAATCGTATTCTGGACTGCAGGAAAAATTCAAAAAATTAACACAGAAAATTCTCAGGTTACTAATATTCCATTTACGGCAGATGCTACTTTAAAAATTGCGGAGACCGTTCATTTTAATTCAGCTGTCGCTCCAGAAGAATTTACTTCTAAAGTAATTCGTCATGTAGTCACTTCTCCTGATGGCAAAACAATAATTTTTAGTGCTCTTGGACATCTTTGGAGTAAAAAATTACCAAAAGGAAAACCGCAACGCCTAACCACACAAAAATCTGATTTTGAGTTCGAGCCAAGCTTCTCTCCAGACGGTCAACATATAGTATATGTCACCTGGAATGACGAAACGTTGGGATCTGTTTGCAAAATACCCACTGCTGGAGGAACTCCTACCAAATTAACAGTAGAGAAAGGAATCTATAGAACACCAACTTACAATCCCTCTGGCAATTTAATTACCTACAGAAAAGAAGGAGGTAACAATGATCAAGGAAGAAGTTTCGGAAAAAAAACGGGGATTTATACAATGTCCGCTTCTGGAGCGAATGCAAAACTGATTTCACAGGAAGGAGCGTATCCGACTTTCACCAAAGATGGAAAACATATTTTTTATCAAACTGGAGGAACCTACTTTGGTAACCTTACCAAAGAGTTAAAATCAGTTGACCTACATGGAAAAGATAAAAAGACACATATAAAATCAAAATATGCTAACAGATTAGTACCCAGTCCAGATAACAAGTGGATTGCGTTTACTCACCTACACAAAGCGTATATCGCTCCTCTGATTACTAATGGAAAAGAAATTGATTTGGATAATAAGTCAACATCAGTTCCTGTATCACAATTATCCAAAGATGCCGGGATCAACTTACATTGGTCCAAAGACAGTAAAAAAGTATTCTGGACCTTAGGTGATGAATATTTTTCTAATGAGATTAAAGATCGATTTACTTTCTTACCTAATTCCCCTGAAAAAGTAGGAGAAGTTACATCAAAAGGTATTAGTATTGATTTAGTAACAAAAACAGATATACCATCTGGAAAAATTGCTTTTACCAATGCTCGTATCATTACTATGGAAGGTGATCAAGTGATTGAAGATGGAACAATTATCATTAACGGAAATACTATTGAAAAAATAGGAAAATCAGGTGATATCTCCGTTCCACAAGATGCCAAAGTATTTGATGTAAATGGCAAAACAATTATGCCAGGTATTGTAGATGCTCACGCTCATGTGGGAGCCTTTAGATATGGATTGACCACTCAAAAACATTGGCAATTATATGCTAACTTAGCTTTTGGAGTTACCACAGCACATGATCCGTCCGCCAATACTGAAACAGTGTTTAGTATTTCGGAACTAATAAAAAGTGGAGAAATGGTAGGTCCTCGCCTCTACTCTACCGGTTTTATATTATATGGTGCCGACGGCGATTTCAAAGCTGTCGTAAATAACTTGGAAGATGCCAGATCTTCTATCAGGCGAACAAAAGCCTTTGGAGCAAAATCAGTAAAAAGCTATAACCAACCTCGCAGAGATCAAAGACAACAGGTAATGCAAGCTGCTCGAGAGTTAGAAATTAATGTAGTTCCAGAAGGTGGTTCTACTTTTTATCATAACATGTCCATGATTATGGATGGACACACTGGAGTTGAACATAATATTCCTGTGGCTCCAGTGTATAAAGATGTATATGAATTATGGAAAACGAGTAAAACTGGATACACTCCTACATTAATTGTAAACTATGGAGGGATGAATGGTGAATACTTTTTCTACCAAAAAGATAATATTTGGGAAAATGAAAAATTACTAAAATACACTCCTAGAAGTATTGTGGATGCACGTTCACGCCATAGAACAATGGTTCCTGATGAGGAATATGAAAACGGACATATCTTAGTTTCTAAAACGGCAACAAAATTAACCAATGAAGGAGTTAAAGTAAATCTTGGCGCACACGGTCAGTTGCAAGGTCTTGGTGCTCATTGGGAGCTATGGATGTTGCATCAAGGCGGTATGACCAATATGCAGGCATTGCAAGCAGCTACAATAAATGGTGCAAATTATATTGGAGCTGGAAATGATATTGGTTCTCTGAAAGAAGGAAAATTAGCTGATTTAATTGTACTTGATAAAAATCCACTAGAAGATATTCGAAATACTGAAACCGTAAAATACACAATGGTAAATGGTAGATTATATGATACGGATACTATGAATGAAATTGGGAATACATCTAAAGAAAGATCCAAGTTTTGGTGGGAGAATAACAAATCTAATACAGCATTCCCCTGGCATGAAGCATCACAAAGTTTTATGAAACCAGGCTGTGGATGTCACTTAGGGCATAATTAA
- a CDS encoding proline iminopeptidase-family hydrolase has translation MKNLIPFFILVSILVQSCTEIKTEEKIVVEQEQIENTINYFDYTNRDDQFMGGIKMIPITTPKGEFKVWTKRIGNNPKIKVLLLHGGPGMTHEIYECFDGFFPQEGIEYYYYDQLGSYYSDQPKDKSLWDLDRFVEEVEQVRIALGLDKDNFYLYGQSWGGILGMQYALKYQKNLKGLIISNMVASIPEYQKYSDEVLAPQLDPAVLKEIMSYEEKEDYSNERYLDLIVQHYYTKHVIRMPVDKWPEPINRSFKHLNPDVYVTMQGPSEFGIKGDATLKNWDVKNELSKITVPTLTIGAKYDTMDPKEMEWIANEVQHGRYLHCPNGSHLSQFDDQKNFFDGLIRFIKDVDNGTFNTK, from the coding sequence ATGAAAAACCTAATTCCTTTTTTTATACTTGTTTCCATACTAGTTCAAAGTTGTACCGAAATTAAGACCGAAGAAAAGATCGTAGTCGAACAAGAACAGATAGAAAACACAATCAATTACTTTGATTACACCAACCGGGATGACCAATTTATGGGAGGTATTAAAATGATACCTATCACTACGCCCAAAGGAGAATTTAAAGTCTGGACAAAACGCATAGGTAACAACCCAAAAATTAAAGTATTATTGCTCCACGGAGGTCCAGGAATGACACACGAAATCTATGAATGTTTTGATGGTTTTTTCCCACAAGAAGGTATAGAGTACTACTATTACGATCAACTAGGATCTTACTATAGCGATCAGCCTAAAGATAAAAGTTTATGGGATCTGGATCGATTTGTAGAAGAAGTAGAACAGGTACGTATTGCTTTAGGATTAGATAAAGATAATTTTTACTTATATGGACAGTCTTGGGGAGGAATTTTAGGAATGCAATACGCATTAAAATATCAAAAGAATTTGAAGGGACTTATAATTTCTAACATGGTTGCTTCCATTCCTGAATACCAAAAATATTCCGATGAAGTATTAGCTCCTCAGTTAGATCCAGCTGTATTAAAGGAGATTATGAGTTATGAAGAAAAGGAAGATTATTCTAATGAGCGATACTTAGATCTTATAGTACAACATTACTACACAAAACATGTCATAAGAATGCCTGTTGACAAATGGCCGGAACCTATCAATAGATCTTTTAAACATCTTAATCCAGATGTATATGTTACAATGCAAGGACCTAGTGAATTTGGGATCAAAGGTGATGCTACCCTTAAAAACTGGGATGTAAAAAATGAATTATCTAAAATCACTGTTCCTACCCTAACTATTGGCGCAAAATATGACACTATGGATCCTAAAGAAATGGAATGGATTGCCAATGAAGTGCAACATGGTCGATATCTGCATTGTCCAAATGGGAGTCATTTATCACAATTTGATGATCAAAAAAACTTCTTCGATGGTTTGATAAGGTTTATCAAAGATGTCGATAACGGAACCTTTAACACCAAATAA
- a CDS encoding DUF3291 domain-containing protein: protein MQLAQVNIAEMLAPINDPIMEDFVNNLDRINELAEQSDGFVWRLKGDEGNATAITVFDNLFLIINMSVWESIETLFDFVYKTAHSDILKRKKEWFHKMPRMHMAFWYVENGHEPSPEEAKERLYYLQEYGETPYAFTFKSKFTIDDAINYKKL from the coding sequence ATGCAATTAGCACAAGTAAATATTGCCGAAATGTTAGCCCCCATTAATGATCCAATAATGGAAGATTTTGTAAATAACCTAGACCGTATCAATGAATTAGCAGAACAAAGCGATGGTTTCGTTTGGAGACTAAAAGGAGATGAAGGTAATGCAACAGCAATTACTGTATTCGACAATCTTTTTTTAATTATCAATATGTCTGTTTGGGAAAGCATAGAAACATTATTTGATTTCGTGTATAAAACTGCTCATTCTGATATATTAAAACGTAAAAAAGAATGGTTTCACAAAATGCCTAGAATGCATATGGCTTTCTGGTATGTAGAAAACGGTCATGAACCTTCTCCAGAAGAAGCAAAAGAACGATTATACTATTTGCAGGAGTATGGAGAAACTCCTTATGCATTTACCTTTAAAAGTAAATTTACCATAGATGATGCTATCAATTATAAGAAACTATAA
- a CDS encoding amidohydrolase family protein, which yields MMLSIIRNYNILLLALIAISVLSCSEKHKEQYDIVITNVNLIQVENGDITKKTIYINNGTITKLKTIDSIDTYSTKNRIDGTGKFLLPGFWDNHIHLRGGDSLIEENKDLLPLFIANGITTVRDAGGDLTAEVLKWKKAIKNNELIGPNIYTSGPKLDGANATWAGSLVVESSEDISKALDSLERIPSDFVKIYDSRISRENYLGILKQAADRGMISSGHMPFTVELNEAVDSGIGAIEHLYYILKGCSDNEKEITQAIINKKLTFWNAMDGLISTYSDSTAQKTFQLLKDNNTYVVPTLHIGNILSYLDEVDHTADPYLKIIGKGIIKTYEGRIKRALTASEEAKKSRKELNTFFKSLTKSLQDADVKLLAGSDSGAYNSYTYSGISLHQELDAMVAAGLTPLEAIQASAYNGSKYLKKDKITGTIAIGKASDLVILNSNPLLNIKNTRDIFRVIKGDQVYDPKKIMKDYKCLDCLTFKN from the coding sequence ATGATGCTATCAATTATAAGAAACTATAACATACTATTACTTGCTCTTATAGCCATAAGTGTTTTAAGCTGTTCCGAAAAACATAAGGAGCAATATGACATTGTCATTACTAATGTCAATTTAATTCAGGTTGAAAACGGGGATATTACAAAAAAAACTATATATATTAATAATGGAACGATCACAAAACTTAAAACAATAGATAGTATTGATACTTATAGTACTAAGAATAGAATTGATGGTACAGGTAAATTTTTACTTCCGGGATTTTGGGATAACCATATTCATCTTAGAGGCGGAGATTCTTTAATTGAGGAAAATAAAGACTTGCTGCCTCTTTTTATTGCTAACGGAATCACAACTGTAAGAGATGCAGGAGGAGATCTTACGGCTGAAGTTTTAAAGTGGAAGAAGGCAATTAAAAATAATGAGTTAATTGGTCCAAACATTTATACTTCCGGTCCTAAACTAGATGGAGCAAATGCAACTTGGGCTGGTTCTTTAGTTGTCGAATCTTCCGAAGATATTAGCAAAGCTCTAGACTCATTAGAAAGAATCCCTTCTGATTTTGTAAAAATATACGACAGTAGAATTTCTAGAGAAAACTATTTAGGAATTTTAAAGCAAGCTGCTGATAGAGGTATGATCTCTTCAGGTCACATGCCTTTTACTGTTGAATTAAATGAAGCGGTAGATTCAGGGATTGGAGCGATAGAACATCTGTATTATATATTAAAAGGCTGTTCTGATAACGAAAAAGAGATTACTCAAGCTATTATTAATAAAAAGCTTACTTTTTGGAATGCAATGGATGGCTTGATTTCTACCTACAGTGATTCAACTGCTCAAAAAACCTTTCAATTATTAAAAGATAATAATACCTATGTAGTACCTACTTTGCATATTGGTAACATATTAAGTTATCTCGATGAAGTTGATCATACAGCTGATCCTTATCTAAAGATCATCGGAAAAGGAATCATTAAAACCTATGAAGGTCGCATAAAACGAGCGCTAACTGCATCCGAAGAAGCTAAAAAATCAAGAAAAGAGCTAAACACCTTTTTTAAAAGCTTGACAAAATCCTTACAAGATGCAGACGTAAAACTTCTGGCGGGATCTGATAGTGGAGCATACAACTCTTATACATATTCTGGTATTTCATTACATCAAGAATTGGATGCAATGGTAGCTGCAGGATTAACACCATTGGAAGCCATACAGGCCTCTGCTTATAATGGCTCGAAATATCTTAAAAAAGATAAAATCACTGGCACAATAGCAATTGGAAAAGCTTCTGATTTGGTAATTCTAAATAGTAATCCTCTATTAAATATTAAAAACACACGGGATATTTTTAGGGTAATTAAAGGTGATCAAGTCTATGATCCTAAAAAAATAATGAAAGACTATAAGTGTCTAGACTGCCTTACTTTCAAAAACTAA
- a CDS encoding pirin family protein: MNTIIKIKPLDFIWETSDPFLFCAYHEDQYPIGNEQLGPDTSLAGRNIGQDFTPKDGWRMYHGTTVPGFPAHPHRGFETVTIVQKGLVDHSDSLGAAGRFGNGDVQWMTAGKGVQHSEMFPLLNEQEENPFLLFQIWINLPRDKKMVEPHFKMLWNEEIPKTTIVDQQGNQIEITLIAGKLGNKDAVDPAPDSWASNPENEINIWTIKMDPNAEFTFLNASEGINRSVYFFKGNEIESEGYTIPVNHQIISHGHKDLTIKNGNTESHFLLLQGKPINEPVVKQGPFVMNSQSEIREAIQEYQITEFGGWPWPSYDHVHKKSKGRFALYPDGKEIIKSAQ, from the coding sequence ATGAATACCATCATTAAAATTAAACCATTAGACTTTATCTGGGAAACAAGCGACCCTTTTTTATTCTGTGCGTATCATGAAGATCAGTATCCCATAGGAAATGAGCAACTAGGTCCTGACACTTCTCTTGCTGGAAGAAACATAGGTCAGGATTTTACACCAAAAGATGGTTGGAGAATGTATCACGGAACTACAGTTCCAGGTTTTCCTGCGCATCCTCATCGAGGTTTTGAAACTGTAACAATTGTACAAAAAGGACTTGTTGATCATTCTGATTCACTGGGAGCTGCAGGTCGTTTTGGTAACGGTGATGTTCAGTGGATGACAGCTGGAAAAGGTGTTCAACATTCAGAAATGTTTCCCCTTCTAAATGAACAAGAAGAAAATCCGTTTTTATTGTTTCAGATTTGGATCAATCTTCCCAGAGATAAGAAAATGGTAGAACCACATTTTAAAATGCTCTGGAACGAGGAGATCCCTAAAACAACCATAGTAGACCAGCAAGGAAATCAAATAGAAATTACTTTAATCGCTGGAAAATTAGGAAATAAAGATGCTGTAGATCCAGCTCCTGATTCCTGGGCCTCCAATCCAGAAAATGAAATTAATATCTGGACAATAAAAATGGATCCAAATGCCGAATTTACATTTCTGAATGCTTCTGAAGGAATTAATCGTTCTGTTTATTTTTTTAAAGGAAATGAAATCGAAAGTGAAGGATATACTATTCCGGTAAATCACCAAATCATTTCACATGGCCATAAAGATTTAACTATTAAAAACGGTAATACTGAATCACATTTCTTACTTCTACAAGGAAAGCCTATCAATGAACCAGTGGTAAAACAAGGACCATTTGTTATGAATAGTCAATCTGAAATCCGAGAAGCTATTCAAGAATATCAGATAACAGAATTTGGCGGTTGGCCTTGGCCTAGTTATGATCATGTCCATAAAAAATCTAAAGGACGTTTTGCGTTATATCCAGATGGTAAAGAAATCATTAAGAGCGCACAATAA